TACTCCGGACTCATGGGTGTGGACGTGTCGGAGGAGGCGGGGGAAAAGCTCCTCAGGGTGGTAATCAAGAGAGGCGACGGCAAGGTCGAGATGGTGGATACGGAGATAACGATCAAGGAGGTCGATTTCGGCGTCCAGAGGATAAGGGTCCCTAAAAAATGGGTGGACTACGACGGTGAAACCGAAGAGAGGGTAAGGGTCGAAAGCGAAAAAATCAAAGAGGTACTGGGTATGGAAACGGAAGAGAGGCTCTGGGACGCCCCCTTCATGAGGCCGGCGGAGGGGAGAATTTCAACGACCTTCGGCCTTCTTCGCTACGTCAACGGCACACCAAAAAGCCCCCACTGCGGCATCGACATCGTCGCCTACCTCGGAACGCCTGTCCTCTCCGCAAACAGCGGCAGGGTGGCCCTCGTTCTGAATGCATATATTCCTGGTCTCACAGTCATTATCGATCACGGCCAGGGGCTCTACTCCATGTATTGCCATCTCCTTAAATCTCTTGTCGAGGAGGGGGAGGCGCTAGACCGCGGCCAGGAGATTGCGCTGGTGGGGGGGACGGGGAGGATAACCGGGGTACACCTCCACTACGGCGTCATCCTCAATTCAAACTGTGTAGATCCCCTTGCCGTGGAGAAGATAGACGTGAATGAGAATGGATCAATTTTTATTTCGAGGTAGCTTGTATGCGGGAAAAAGACGGCATCTATTTTACTCGTACGCTCAAAGCGGTAGGCAGAAGACTTGTCAGGTCGGCCCTCTTTTTTGCGGCGATTTCGGTCATGACGCTGGCGCCGGGGATATCCTCTCACTCGGCGGATCTCGTCTGCCCGGGCGAGATGGTTCAGGGGGAAATCGTAGTCATAACGATAAACGGAGAGGGTGATATTGTCGATTCCGAAGGTCTCTTCGACTCGAGGCGCATCTACTTCAATCCCTCATCCCGGCCCTACATATTCTTCGGGCTTCTGAGCGCCGACCTCACTGCGAAACCGGTCGCAAGGCGGCTGACCGTTACCGTAAGAAAGAGCGACGGCACAAAGGAACTCCTGGGCCGCGAGATAAAAGTCAAGAAGGGCGACTTCAAGACGCAGTATCTGACCCTCGAAAAGAAGTGGGTTCACTACTCAGATGAGGACATGAAGAGGATAAGGGAGGACAACCGGGCGCTCGCTGCTCTCTACAAGACCGAGACCGGCGACAGGCTCTGGTCGAAGCCGTTCATCATGCCCCTCACAGGGAGGATCTCCAGCGACTTCGGATTGAGAAGATTTATCAACGGGGAGCCAAGGGCATCCCACAGCGGGATAGACATCGTGGAAGTTGCCGGCACGCCTGTCGCTGCCCCAAACGACGGGAGGGTGGCGCTGGTAAGGGAGATGTTCTTCTCCGGCTTGTCCCTCTTCATCGATCACGGCCAGGGCCTCTACACGATGTTCTTTCACCTCTCGGAGGTGGCGGTAAAAGAGGGAGACACCATAACCCGGGGGGAGACGATAGCCTTCGTCGGTGCAACGGGGAGGGTCACCGGAGCGCACCTCCACTTCGGCGTTCGCCACACCGGAAACAAGGTCAGCCCCTGGGATCTCGTTAATCTAAAAATCCCCTGAAATCCTTTCCCTTGACTTTGATAATTTTAGGGGATATTATTTAATAATGGACGGATGTTATTGCAATACAAAAGCACAAACAAAGCAGGTATGATATAAAACGCTGGGAGGCGAAGGAAACCAGGTGGCCAGAAAGGAAGAGGAGGCCGGCTTCGATTTAGAGCTTGGAGAATTCGACGCTGGACTTGAAAAATTGGAGGAGATAGTCGAGAGACTGGATGCGGGCGAGCTGAACCTCGAGGAGTCCCTTTCTACATTCGAGGAAGGGATGAAGCTGATAAAGGCGCTGACAAAGAAACTGGAAGAGGCGGAAAAGAGGATAGATATACTGAAAAAAGGCGGAGACGGGCAAATCAAGATTGAACAATTCGAGGGGGAGGGCTGATCGGGGATACGACACTCGCGGCTGCATTAAGAGTGAGGGGGTCGGGGATATGTTGACCGTGGTAGCAGGGGGGGAGGGCTGACCGGAGATACGACAATCGCGGCTGCATGAAGAGTCAGGGGGGGTCTTGGATGCGTTTACAGTGGTCGTTCAAGGGGTAAAGGGCTGATTGGGGGGATGTAGTTGTGGTTATCTGGGAGCGTCGGTCAACGGGCTGTTATATTGATTGATATGTGAGAGCGCAATTAGAACAATATGTCTTTTGTCCGCTCTAATGTCCAATGGTAGTTTTTTAGTAGGGTTTCTTTTAGGCAGGAGACAACCATTTTTAACCTTTCGGACTACCTAAACGACAGACGCAAGCTGATCGATGGGGGCTTGAAGAAGGTAATCGATGATCTCGACGAAGCCTCCGGGACACTGAAGCGGGCGATGGAATACAGCCTCTTTTCGGGAGGCAAGAGGTTGAGGCCGATTCTCGCCTTCGCCGCCGCAGAGGCGGTCGGAGGAACGGCTGTGGACGCCCTTCCCGCCGCTGTTGCCCTGGAGCTCATCCACACATATTCGCTGGTTCACGACGACCTCCCCGCGATGGACGACGACGACCTGAGGCGGGGAATCCCTACAAGCCACAAGGTCTTCGGAGAGGCGCAGGCCGTCCTTGCCGGAGACGCCCTTCTGACAAAGGCCTTTTCGGTGTTGACCGACTCCGCAAACAACAACACCGATCCGAAAAAGCTGTTGACCGTCGCCCACGAGATCGCCGTCGCCGCGGGAGAGGAGGGGATGCTCGGGGGACAGATCGCCGACATAGAGTCTGAGAGGAAGGAGGTCGACCTCCCCAGCCTCGAATTCATCCACATCAGAAAGACCGGCGCGCTGATCCTGGCGTCGGTCCGCTCCGGAGCGATATTGGGCGACTCCGGCACAAAGAGATTGGACGAGAAGTCACTGCAGAAGCTGAGCGAATACGGCAGAAATATTGGCCTGGCGTTTCAGATATCGGACGACATATTGGACGTCATCGGAGACAAGGAAGTAATGGGGAAAAAACCGGGGCAGGATCACGTAAAAGGCAAGGCCACGTACCCTTCCCTCCTGGGACTTTCCGAGTCGAAGAGGATGGCGGAAGAGCTGGTAAAAAGGGCGATTGAATCCCTTTCGGGCTTCGGCGATGCGGCGCAGCCCCTAAGGGCAATCGGGAACTTCATAATTGAGAGGCAATCTTGAAAAGGAATAAGAAGCAATGAGTGGACTCCTTAAGAATATAAGCGATCCGGAGGATATAAAAAAACTCACGATAGACGAGCTAACGGAGCTTGCCGAGGAGATCCGAGAGTTTATCATCGATACGGTATCGGTAACCGGGGGGCACCTTGCGCCGAGCCTTGGCACCGTTGAGCTTACGCTGGCGCTGTACCACGTATTTTCGCCCCCAAAAGATAAGATAATCTGGGATGTCGGGCATCAGGCCTACACCCACAAGATAATAACCGGCAGGAGAAAGAACTTCTCAACGCTGAGACAGCTTGGGGGAATCTCCGGCTTTCCGAAGATCAAGGAGAATCCCCTGGATACCTTCGGAACGGGCCATAGCTCGACCTCCATATCCGCGGCCCTCGGAATAGCCTCCGGGAAATGTATCAACGACGAAGGCGGAATGGTCATCGCTGTCATAGGGGACGGCTCGATGACCGGCGGAGAAGCATTCGAGGGGCTGAATCAGGCGGGGCACCTCGAAAAGAAAATCATAGTGATATTGAACGACAATGAGATGTCGATCGATCCGAACGTGGGGGCGCTGTCCTCCTTTTTCTCCCGGCACTTATCTTCAAAGCCGGTAGTCAACCTCAAGAAGGAGATCGAGGCCATCCTGAGGTCGGTCCCCGGCATAGGCGAGGACATGGTGAAGATAGCCAAGAAAGCGGAGGACGCCATCAAGGGCTTTGTGACCCCCGGCATGCTCTTCGAGTCGCTTAACATCCAGTACTTCGGCCCAATAGACGGACACAGGATCGACCGCCTGGTCGAGACACTTTCAAACGTCAAAGAGATCAACGCCCCGATCCTCCTCCACATCTTGACGAAAAAGGGCAAGGGCTACATCCCGGCGGAGGACAACCCGTCGATGTTCCACGGAATCGGGCCCTTCGATGTCGACACTGGGGACCCGGTCGTGTCGAGTCCGGAGATTCCCACCTACACGAAGATCTTCGGAAACACGCTTTTAAAGCTCGCCCGAAAAAACAAGAAGATAGTCGCAATAACCGCCGCGATGTCCGACGGGACGGGCCTCTCCCTGTTCTCAAAAAAGTATCCCGACAGGTTTTTCGACGTGGGCATCGCGGAACAGCACGCCGTAACGTTTGCCGCGGGACTCGCAACGCAGGGACTGACCCCGATCTTAGCGATCTACTCAACCTTTCTCCAAAGGGCTTACGATCAGATCATCCACGACGTATGCCTCCAGGACCTCCCCGTAATTTTTTGTATCGACAGAGGGGGTATCGTCGGGCACGACGGTCCAACGCACCACGGGCTGTTCGACATCGCATTCTTGAGAAGCATCCCCAACATGATATATATGTCCCCGAAAGACGAAAACGAGCTCGCCCGTATGATTGTAACCGCAACCAACCTCAATAAACCGACGGCGATAAGATACCCCCGGGGGAAGGGATTAGGAGTGAAGATGGATGACAGCCCAAAGGAGCTTAAGATCGGCAGGGCCGAAGTCATTACGAAGGGGGACGACATCACGATCGTCGCTTTGGGGCCCATGGTCGCATTCGCCGAGGACGCCGTGAGGCGTTTGGAAACGAGGAGCATCCGCGCCACGCTTATCAACGCCAGGTTCGTTAAACCCCTGGATATTTATACGATCGGCTCTTCCGTGGAAAAGACCGGGACGCTCCTCACCGTAGAGGAGGGAATCCTCTCCGGTGGATTCGGAAGCGGCGTAATGGAGGGACTTGCCGAAGCCAACATCACGGCGGCCAAAACCGGCGAGGCCGCCCTTATCAAGCGTCTGGGTATACCCGACGAGTTCGTGGAGCACGGCCCCCAGGACGTCCTGAGGGCGAGATACGGTCTCTCCCCCGCCGGCATCTTCGAGGCGGCGCTCGCCCTCGTGGACGAAAAGAAAAAGGGGCGAAGTGGCACCGCCGAAATCAAGGGATGAAAGGGACCTAAGGCCGAGACTCGATACCCTCCTGGTCGATAGGGGCCTTCTCCCCACCAGAGAAAAATCTAGGGCCTTAATCATGGCGGGCGAGGTCCTTGTAGACGGGGAGCCTGTAGTAAAGTCAGGCACCCGGGTCAAGCGTGACTCCGAGATCGTAATCCTCGACAAAACCCCCAGATACGTCAGCCGCGGAGGAATAAAGCTCGAGGCGGCCTTAAGCGCCTTCTCACCCGAAGTCGAGGGAAAGGTCGCTCTCGACGTCGGGGCGTCGACAGGGGGCTTCACTGACTGCCTCCTGAAATTCGGGGCCGCCCACGTCTATGCCCTCGACGTCGGATACGGCCAGCTCGACTGGAGGCTGAGAAACGACCCGAGGGTCACGGTCTTGGAGAGGAAAAACATTCGCAGTGTAAAAAAAGCCGATTTCGACCGAAATATAGAGCTTATCGTAATCGACGTCTCCTTCATATCGCTAAAGAAGGTCATACCCGTAGTCAGAGACATCCTGAACGAAGGGGGAAGTCTAATCGCCCTGATAAAGCCCCAATTCGAGGTGGGAAGGGGAGAGGTGGGAAAGGGTGGGGTGGTGAGGGACGAGGAGAAACATCGAAGGGTTGTTGATGAGATAAAGGCCTTCTCTATCGAAAACGGATACATATCTCTCGGTACTATCCCGTCGCCCATTCTCGGACCGAAGGGAAACAGGGAGTTTTTCATTTACCTGAAACGGAATGACGCCTTTTAAAGGTTGAAGGATTTTACTATTTAAGAAACGGAGTTGTTTGTGAAGCCTAAGCCCTTTTTAAAGTCGAAGCCGCCCATCATTTTCGCCCACAGGGGCGCCCACGCCCGATTCCCGGAGAACACGATCCCCGCCTTCGAAGAGGCCCTGAGGGTGGGAACTAACTACATCGAAACGGACACCCAGCTGACGAGAGACGGCGTTCCTATCCTCCACCACGACGACAACGTGGTAAATCTAACAGGTGAGGATAGGTTCATTCGGGACCTCACCCTAAAAGAGCTGAAGAAACTGGACGCCGGGTATACTTTTTCGCCCGACGGGGGAAAGAGCTTCCCCCACCGCGGCAAAGGGATACATATCCCCTCACTGGAGGAGGTCCTCAGGAAATTCGACCTTGCCAGGTTCAACATCGATATCAAGGACGGAACAGCCGAGAGCGCAAAGGTGGTTCTTTATATTGTAAAAAGGCATAAGGCTGGTGACAGGGTCCTTTTGGCCTCCTTCGCCCATCCTGCCCTCGCCTACATCAGAAAAGAGGCGCCGGAGATTGCCACCAGCGCCTGCCGGAAAGAGGTCGTAAGATTCCTGATAGACTCCCTAATCAGGGGAAAACGTGTCAAGGCCGTCCCCTACGACGCCCTTCAGGTTCCCGAAAAACAGCACGGCATAAAGGTGGTAAACAGGAGGCTTTTAAAAGGGGCTAAGGCCCTGGGCCTTCAGGTGCACGTTTGGACGATAAACGACGAGGAGACGATGAAGAGGCTCCTCAAGCTCGGGGTGGATGGAATCATCACCGACCGCCCCGATATTGCGCTGCAGGTCGCAAGGTCGTTCAAAAACACTCGACAAATATTTTAGCTGAAAAACACGGCTTATCCTATTGACACGCCAAAGATAGTCCCTATATTATTATCCATAGGTTGTTGTTTCTTGTGAATCTGAAGCTCGATTTAGAAAGGATCAGTTATGGAAAATCGCACGATTGAGACACTGAGTGAGAATCTTAAGAGACTCATCGCAATCATCGAGGGCGACGCCTCTTTAGAGGCTATTGCATCGGCCCAGAAATCGTTCACAAGCGCCGTGGAAGAAGCAATGAAGAAATACAACGAGGGAAAGATCGAGGTGCAGGTCAGGGGCCTCCCCGCGGACATGCACATCTTCGCCACGAGGGACCTCCCGAAAATCATCGAGGACGAGGGCCAGTGGCCTAAAATCCTGAAAGACCTCAAAAGATTCGAGCGGGTCATGGAGCTTGTGGTTGAGCCGAAGGAGGGAGATTGAAAGAAGCCTTACCTATTTCAAGAAGGACTGGGGTGAAAGACGGCTTGGGGGAAAACGGGAGTGGAGGTTCCCTGAAGGGCAGATAAAAAAATGCCATCGGCAAATTTTTTACTTAAAGAAGACTTTCCCTTCTGCGGTGGAAAATTTTTTGATCTGTAAATACGGCTACACTCCAATAAAAATTTCGGTGCCATCCGATGAATAACGGCCTCGCCATATTATGGCGATCTCTTCACCCTATTCACCATTCAGCGCAATCTCGAAGGAATCCATCCGAAAGAGAATTTAGACTTGTGCTGCAACCTTAACCCAGCTCCACAAGGTTCACCTTAAAAAGATTAGACAGGTTATTTTAAGTAATTTAAACCCAGCCGCATATTTGCAGAGAGGCGTTACAGATAGGCGAATATATCTATCCCTATCCGCCTCGGCAATCCGCTTCGGTAACATCTTTATCTAATACCATATCTGTCTGTCAGGACACATAGGCGACGCCGCCCAGTTCCCTGGGGACGCTCCTCTTGAACTTCACCGCCGGAATCCCAAGGATCATAGCGGCCAATACCCTGTTTTCCACAGGTATCCTAAACTTCTCCTTTATCTTTTTGCTCCTTTCCACGACCGGGGGGATCATCCCTATAAAACAGCTCCCGAGCCCGAGGGATTGAGCCCCTATCGAGGCGTACGTCGCGGCGATCCAGACATCCTCCATGTTGCTGGCGCCGTGGGGATTGATGTGAAAGAGGATCAGCACGGGGGCGTCGTATGTGATGACGTCCCTGCCCCGCTTTCTCTCCTCGATGCAGATCCCCGCGGCCGGCACAACGTGCTCCCTTAGAACATCGTACATGATCTTGCCGTGCATCAGCCTTAATATTAGCCTCATGGGTGTCTTCATGATCCACAAAAGCCCTTCGTACTCCTTTGCGATCATATCTATCAGCGCCTCCATATCCGCCCTCTTGTCGAATATGGTAAGCTCCACCATGCTCGGCGGCACCCCCATGGGGGCCGTTGCGGCGGCGTCCACGATCGATTTGATGACATTCCTCGGCACCTTGTCCTTTTTGTAGCTCCTTATCGACCTCCTCCCCAGCAGCATCTGGTAGAGGGAGTCAAAATCGACATTCTTTTTTTTCAGGGCCGGAAAGTCCCTGTAATCGAGCCCTTCAACGATAATCGATTTTGTGGGACATACCGCCATGCAGAGCCCGCACTTGAAGCAGGCCCAGTCCGGATAGGGTTGATACTCGTATCGGCCGTCCACCTCCCTGATTATCTTGGCGGAGCATACCTCCGCACACAAACCGCACCTCCTGCAGGTCTCCTGAATAATTGTCGTCATATATCCTCCCATCTAAAAAAAGCATATGGACCGGGATCGAGAGCCAATCCGTAAAAACGCCGTATCCGTTTTAAGAATATTATTCGAGATATGTTAACAAGGCAGAGATGACGTGTCAAATCATTTCATATCAAATCATTAATAACTCAACCGTATCTCCTTGGAGATTCCAAACCGCACCTTCAAAATCTCACAAAATATTTGACTTGACATTTGACTGCCAAAAGAAATATAAAAAAGGGGGGCCATCAAAAACGGTTATTATATTTCATATTTTTTGAATCCCTTTACAAGGAGTCATCATGAAGCGGATAGGCAGATTCCTCTTGGCGATTCTTGCCCTGTTTCTCATAGTCTTCGGGTTTTTCTTTTATCTCTTCAAGATATATCCATGTTTTGAGCTTGAGACCCCCTTAATTCGGGCAGACGCCGATTACGAGATAGTGACGGTAGATGACG
Above is a genomic segment from Candidatus Zymogenus saltonus containing:
- a CDS encoding nitroreductase family protein, coding for MTTIIQETCRRCGLCAEVCSAKIIREVDGRYEYQPYPDWACFKCGLCMAVCPTKSIIVEGLDYRDFPALKKKNVDFDSLYQMLLGRRSIRSYKKDKVPRNVIKSIVDAAATAPMGVPPSMVELTIFDKRADMEALIDMIAKEYEGLLWIMKTPMRLILRLMHGKIMYDVLREHVVPAAGICIEERKRGRDVITYDAPVLILFHINPHGASNMEDVWIAATYASIGAQSLGLGSCFIGMIPPVVERSKKIKEKFRIPVENRVLAAMILGIPAVKFKRSVPRELGGVAYVS
- a CDS encoding polyprenyl synthetase family protein, with the translated sequence MFNLSDYLNDRRKLIDGGLKKVIDDLDEASGTLKRAMEYSLFSGGKRLRPILAFAAAEAVGGTAVDALPAAVALELIHTYSLVHDDLPAMDDDDLRRGIPTSHKVFGEAQAVLAGDALLTKAFSVLTDSANNNTDPKKLLTVAHEIAVAAGEEGMLGGQIADIESERKEVDLPSLEFIHIRKTGALILASVRSGAILGDSGTKRLDEKSLQKLSEYGRNIGLAFQISDDILDVIGDKEVMGKKPGQDHVKGKATYPSLLGLSESKRMAEELVKRAIESLSGFGDAAQPLRAIGNFIIERQS
- a CDS encoding 1-deoxy-D-xylulose-5-phosphate synthase, which gives rise to MSGLLKNISDPEDIKKLTIDELTELAEEIREFIIDTVSVTGGHLAPSLGTVELTLALYHVFSPPKDKIIWDVGHQAYTHKIITGRRKNFSTLRQLGGISGFPKIKENPLDTFGTGHSSTSISAALGIASGKCINDEGGMVIAVIGDGSMTGGEAFEGLNQAGHLEKKIIVILNDNEMSIDPNVGALSSFFSRHLSSKPVVNLKKEIEAILRSVPGIGEDMVKIAKKAEDAIKGFVTPGMLFESLNIQYFGPIDGHRIDRLVETLSNVKEINAPILLHILTKKGKGYIPAEDNPSMFHGIGPFDVDTGDPVVSSPEIPTYTKIFGNTLLKLARKNKKIVAITAAMSDGTGLSLFSKKYPDRFFDVGIAEQHAVTFAAGLATQGLTPILAIYSTFLQRAYDQIIHDVCLQDLPVIFCIDRGGIVGHDGPTHHGLFDIAFLRSIPNMIYMSPKDENELARMIVTATNLNKPTAIRYPRGKGLGVKMDDSPKELKIGRAEVITKGDDITIVALGPMVAFAEDAVRRLETRSIRATLINARFVKPLDIYTIGSSVEKTGTLLTVEEGILSGGFGSGVMEGLAEANITAAKTGEAALIKRLGIPDEFVEHGPQDVLRARYGLSPAGIFEAALALVDEKKKGRSGTAEIKG
- a CDS encoding M23 family metallopeptidase, with the translated sequence MNIIKRLVVTSLFMLPFNFVPLALSATLNAPEVVKQGKVYIVGLSGEKDISIVKGTFCKKNVYFNRTPYPGTYSGLMGVDVSEEAGEKLLRVVIKRGDGKVEMVDTEITIKEVDFGVQRIRVPKKWVDYDGETEERVRVESEKIKEVLGMETEERLWDAPFMRPAEGRISTTFGLLRYVNGTPKSPHCGIDIVAYLGTPVLSANSGRVALVLNAYIPGLTVIIDHGQGLYSMYCHLLKSLVEEGEALDRGQEIALVGGTGRITGVHLHYGVILNSNCVDPLAVEKIDVNENGSIFISR
- the xseB gene encoding exodeoxyribonuclease VII small subunit, encoding MARKEEEAGFDLELGEFDAGLEKLEEIVERLDAGELNLEESLSTFEEGMKLIKALTKKLEEAEKRIDILKKGGDGQIKIEQFEGEG
- a CDS encoding glycerophosphodiester phosphodiesterase, whose protein sequence is MKPKPFLKSKPPIIFAHRGAHARFPENTIPAFEEALRVGTNYIETDTQLTRDGVPILHHDDNVVNLTGEDRFIRDLTLKELKKLDAGYTFSPDGGKSFPHRGKGIHIPSLEEVLRKFDLARFNIDIKDGTAESAKVVLYIVKRHKAGDRVLLASFAHPALAYIRKEAPEIATSACRKEVVRFLIDSLIRGKRVKAVPYDALQVPEKQHGIKVVNRRLLKGAKALGLQVHVWTINDEETMKRLLKLGVDGIITDRPDIALQVARSFKNTRQIF
- a CDS encoding TlyA family RNA methyltransferase; the protein is MAPPKSRDERDLRPRLDTLLVDRGLLPTREKSRALIMAGEVLVDGEPVVKSGTRVKRDSEIVILDKTPRYVSRGGIKLEAALSAFSPEVEGKVALDVGASTGGFTDCLLKFGAAHVYALDVGYGQLDWRLRNDPRVTVLERKNIRSVKKADFDRNIELIVIDVSFISLKKVIPVVRDILNEGGSLIALIKPQFEVGRGEVGKGGVVRDEEKHRRVVDEIKAFSIENGYISLGTIPSPILGPKGNREFFIYLKRNDAF
- a CDS encoding M23 family metallopeptidase, giving the protein MREKDGIYFTRTLKAVGRRLVRSALFFAAISVMTLAPGISSHSADLVCPGEMVQGEIVVITINGEGDIVDSEGLFDSRRIYFNPSSRPYIFFGLLSADLTAKPVARRLTVTVRKSDGTKELLGREIKVKKGDFKTQYLTLEKKWVHYSDEDMKRIREDNRALAALYKTETGDRLWSKPFIMPLTGRISSDFGLRRFINGEPRASHSGIDIVEVAGTPVAAPNDGRVALVREMFFSGLSLFIDHGQGLYTMFFHLSEVAVKEGDTITRGETIAFVGATGRVTGAHLHFGVRHTGNKVSPWDLVNLKIP